AGATAGTAAAGTATagtataacaatatatatatatatagtatgtaaaAAGTACTTGGAACAATGGCATGTTGAGTATTATCGCATAAAAGACAAGCGACAAGCTTATCAAGCGGGCAAAGCAAAGATTTACAAttgtcaggcaggcaggcagacagttTGTTTCGTTTTAAAAGACACAAAAATTAGCACAgcctttaattttaatctcttgctcttgcttcTTGCAGCTACAATGACGAGGCAAATAGAGCGTCGCGTTATTGCCGCCCTCAGGCGGTGACGCTGGCCTCCAAAGCCATGGTCAACAATGCTGCCAATGCTACACAACAGTTGCCCGCCAAGACGGGCGGCACTCCACTGGGCGTGGGCAGTCGCTCCGGACGCAGCTACTTGGAGCGCATGGTCTCCGCGCCGCTGCTCAACACACAGCCCAAGTCGTGTCTAAGCCGCAAATCCTGCCTGCACAAAGCTAACCAAGCCAACACAATGGATGCTGCGCCCACGGAGCAGCCATCGACCACCGAATGCTGCAGCTCAGACGATGGAGTTGCCGCCAACTGCTGCGAGCAGAGGTAAGTCCCAATTGCATAAGTAACCGCAGCCCAGAGAGCTGACGTCAAGCCCAATGGGCGGCGCCGACAGCTTTAGTGGGTGTTGACCACAAATTGAACTACATTTGTGGTTAGGGCGCTGTCATTTGATAATGTCaatagcacaaaaaaaaaaatgtataacaaattcaacaacTAAACAGCAGCATCCgttggcaattaaacaaaatattttgcctGCGCAGACGTCAACGCCGCCAACATATGTCAgtctatatataaagctgacttggctataataaaaattgcaatgcaaataatatacaaactaaattaaaataatgtacaaGTCCAACAAACGTCAAAGGCGTTTAGCCAGCGTataaaaacttgaaattatttgcacaataCCCAAACTTAACGCTTAGCCATATCATTTATCTTAAAAGCTTTGCCTCTGCACTTGaatttgacattttaaaaaatgtttaaaaatacatatatatgaaattgaaAGTGCAGTCTACCCAACAAGTATATAGCGCACACTATTTTTGGTGTGGCAATGTCTAGACAGCACTGATagcaactatatatatataccttaTATATAGCATGTTTTGAAACATGCATGTAGTAATTATCAATGTAAACCAGACGCACATTTGTAATGTTTGCGGTAACTACACTGAAAAAATACGCAACTAACTCATGTAACTCGAGTTTgacagcagctaaaaagctCAAATTCAagctatatatagtttaaagCAAGGGaatgttatatataaagtgaGACATGCTATAACTTAGTGTTATATATAGTCCACGTCACACTTCGATTTGGCTGCGAGCTTAATAGatctttgacatttttgtatgcaGCAACATTAATCACAATTGAATACAACTGTCAGTTAAATATAACGCCTTGCTTAATTACccaaaatattaaactgaCAAGATCTCAGGCAAGGTACGAGCCAAGGCCAAAACAGCTGAGCTGatgaaaatttcaaacaacttgctgtagcttttaattttacgcttttcatttgctgtaTTCAAGTATTACATGttgaatttatgtatattagtGTAATATATGTAGACAGCGTGTTTTTAATACATGCACACAGCACGTGttcaaaattttgaaatttctgTAAATGTTTCGaggcgcgcacacacaaaaatgtataaagctGTAAAAATTTGTGTGCTAAGAAAATTtctaagcataaatttaacgcCTATGTTTGACTAATTAATACTAAACACCTACGCTTAGCTGaataagctaaattatttataaatttaatggacGGAACTAGAATCAGTTGAAGGCTTTTTGTAAAAAGTTCAGAACGCTTTTGACCTTAAGGCGagcaattgtattaaatatttttagcaagttCTTGACATAAATTAGTTGCGTTATTAGTTAGGTGATTGACTTTATTTAGAAAGCGTTGGTAATAGGATAAAGCCCTTTATGTAAACGCGTTTGCTTTCacgcttaattttaaatgcgttGACAGTCCCAGACACAAGTTTCTTGATTTTAAACCGGACACCCAAGCCAATGGTAATGCATATAAATGagtgcaaccaaaaaaaaaaaaaaaaaaactgagaAAAGCATGTAAAATGAAACTCGTTCCCAGACGTGTGGCCTATAAAACGCATACGCCTcttacagaaaaaaaataaacatataactATGTAAATTGCCTGACAGCCTAACAATTTTTCTTAgccataatttttgttgccgcAGTTGTCAAGACAGTTGAGAGCAGAAAAGCGcgttacaataaaatataaatcgaGACGCTGCCTGCCCCCCTCACCACTGCCTCTCGCTTATGTGCCCCCCCATACGATAAGCAATCGCCCGATCGACGAGGcgactataaaaaatataaaacctGTTGAAGAAAATGCAGCGTCGATTGCACGCCAACGATGCGTGATCATCGTCGTATATGTTCAGCCAACAGCTGCGGGCTGTTTGATATTGACGTTGGCTAATAAGCGAACAGGCCAACTTTGGGCCAAATAGCTCACAACTATAGAGAGACGATGCTCTCTCTGCGGTTTGTTTATTGCTGTGCGCCTCAATAGAATTTCTTTTAGAGCTGGTCTAAACCGTTAACAAGCCCCTAAGAACTGTTTTTAGCCACATTATCTTATCGCTACTATTGCCTTATCaagcttgcaatttttatgtgcggctttaaaaaaaaattaaggctaattataaacaataagatATAAATTAAACGCATTTCAGCATTTCAAACATAATTCTATTCACACCTTCTGCCTATGCTGGgcgtgtttttatttacaaaaagcaTTCCAGACTGTTTTTATTGGTTATTTTTCagtagcaatatttttatattttttgccaaaatacaaaattcgtACGTGGCGTTGAAAAtagcacaaacaaatatatatataattattattcgGGAGAAAACTGTGACgcaaaagtatataaaacataaaatgtttttatatagacCATGGCTATATCGAACTTGTCACATGCAGTAAAAATAAtgagatatatataatatatattaaatgccaaattaCTGGCAATGGCAGCGTCGACAGCTTCCGATTTGGCCCAGAAAATTTCGCCAAAAAGATTCTCtgcactttttttatttgtcaaatttaaacaaacttttttttattttggcatgcgctaaaaataaaactcatatTCCAAATTGCAACGACGCAGTTtcaatatatgaaatataaacaaaccCATAAGcactttgcataaatatagcAGAGCAATGTTTAATGATACTTGACTTTGCtgacttaataaaaaaaaatgaggtAGGGGGCCGTCACGAGAGCTGATAAGGCCAGGTTCAAGGTTAgtctatttaaaataaaaatcacagGTTCGCTTGCTCGCGCtcttaatttagttaaacacattgaatttgaatttgaatttgaatttcattgctctctctctcttctcttctcttGCAGTCGCTTGCGCAAAAAACATGTGATCTTTGCTGATGATGAGGGTCTGTCCTTGACCGAGGTGCGTGTCATGTCGGAGCCCTCGAATGTGCCGCCCTACTGGAGCATGAAGTTCCTGGAGCAGATAACACAGGGACTGGTCAGTCCACATCCGCCCGATCAATGGACCGTGGACTTTAAGCAGCCAGCCTCAGACTATTTGACATTTAGGTAGCTAAACAGAGTTAACACTGTAACACTATTAGAGCTACAATACGCACATTCTTTCCGCCAAATAGACAAAAAATCGAACGCGATTATGTCTCACTGGAGAATGTGATTGTCAAGGATGAGGAATCGATTGTGGTGGGCACCATCAAGGTGCGCAATATTGATTTCCAAAAGGAGATCATAGTGCGCGTCACCTGGGACGACTGGAAGAGTCAGCAGGACATCTTCTGCACCTTCGCACGTGCCTATGGTCCAGCCACCTGTGCACATGTCGTCTTTGATACATTCTCATTCAAAATAACGCTGCCGCCAAGCTCAAAGCGTTTGGAGTTCTGCATCTGCTATCGCACCAACGAAAAGGAATACTGGGATAATAATGATGTAAGTGAAAGCTTTCAAATACCCTTATTAGTACCTctatttaacttttgctttctctttctttaGGGTAAAAACTATACCATCAGCAAGCGTTCGCCCTTCTACTATAATGCTCTGTCACCCTATGATAAGGGTCAAAATCGCAACTCCAGTCAAATGCGCTCCACACTAACCGATGCCATAGCCAAAGCTCAGCAAGCCAATGGACCCAATAGTCCCGAAGCAAATACGCCCTATTGGTAAACCTTAGCGCTGCTTCCAAGTCCTAGTAATTGTCGCTCTCTTTagttaaaattgatttttgactAAGGTATCaagcattgaattttatagTGGGGGGTTATATACTTTAGTTGTTATTTGTTCAAatacaactttatttttttgtaaaccaAACTTGGTACAAATTTCAAGCGTGCCATTTGTTAGCAAGTTTCCTATTGGTACAATCAAACAGAAActactttaaaaacaaaacaaatcaaaaatctAAGTGAGTTTTCTAAAAACGTAACGCAACGGaatttcaataacaatttcTACCTATTTTACTCTTGTACATCATATACTATCTATAACTTTACAAAGTTTATGTTTGATTGTGTTataattatcaaattttatgtttgtatgtatgcctGTGTGATTGTCTACTATATAAAGCTGatattagtttaaaaaacgatcaaaaaaacaaataaatacactaAAAATTTACACTATTCAGTAACAACTTATAGCGTGCATTATCCTAGCAAACCATTGTTTCGAAATTTTCTGAAAAGAAAccattattaaaaaaaacccATACAACGAATATGAATTAtagctttaagtttttatgaaaacttttacaaaaacgacaaaaaaaaaatatgagtCAAAGTGCTCgactattataatttttttttggttatttgAAACTCTAAGACTGAAAATGGCTTGTTATGGAGAAAACACGTCCttcaatacaatacaaaaacaaattaaaagatttataaaaaaacgtaaacatcacctaaacaacaaaatatatgtacatctaTGTCTCTATTTTGTGCCCGACTTTGTAACTTAGTTCTTAAGCAATTTGTACATACAAAGAGATAAAACATATACCAGAAAATTGCctgttaaatacatttatataaactatatgcgtttagtttaataaatattttagctgtaGTGCTTAGAggttatttagttttaagccCAACCAACATACAACCTATTTCccctacaaaaataaaactgacaATAAAATACGCAATCTATTTTcttaactgtaactgtaactatgtttatttagtttttaactgaatataaaacaaaaaataaaattttgaaaaaatatatttaataaacatgcGAAAAGGTTTTTCATTTCAACCAAAAGTCAGCGCTTACTTTTATTGTAGTTAATACTACCGTTACGCGCTTACTGACGTAAACTATGTATACTATATGAATAATGCTTTTCAAtatcagcaaatatttgccagcagctcacAGGTTATCGTTATAGTCGTTATCTGGCTTTATAGTATAGGTTTATTGACTGTGTTTATGCAATTCCATACCCCAGTGCACATCCGTTGGAGATTCCATaagttttcattaaaaaattgaataaaaccATTCAtggtattttgtttttaatttaatttatttcagagTGTTTATCGGCattggtttttaatttgcactaatttgaatttaaatagcGTATCATAACTATTGCGTAATATCATATCATATCATGATTATGTCTAACATTTTTAACAATCCTTATCTGAGTTTTGGGAAACAacatacaaacaatttatatcaGCGTAAACTAAAACATACAAAAGATTTATAAATTGGAATACTTGAAGCGTGAAAATGTATAGCTTACAAAGTAAAGAATGTATTTTGCGTTCTTATAGAGCAGATGAGATAGAAATGCATAGAATATAAATGGTATCGTTATCTTTTTTGTGGAATGGTCATGTGCCTTAGAAAATGCGCATAACAATGAAAGTgaaacaatattatttttgatgtGTGCGGCGAGAAAGAAtccaattatataaaattatatatatatatgtatatagtatgttAGTTTCGCCAGCTCATTTTGCTTCCCACGGTGGTTGCCATTCGGTTCTGTTGCTAGGACTCTGATTTAGACCCAATATAGATATTTTAATTCTTAGCGGAAAAACAAAACgggttttgttttcttgtttttagGTTATTGATTTTGTAACCTATTGagttttttttactgcttCTTCTCCAGCTTGGCCTTCAAGCTGGCTGGCATTTCTGGTGGTGGTGGACGAGGAATGCCCAAGGCAACCTTGACACCATCATAGATGAACCACTGCAGGGCAGTGAGTGTACCAATCATAATAATACGTGGCGTTAAACCGTTCCACATGCCCATGAAGCCCAGCGACTTGGCCACCTGCACAGCGCTAGCGCCCTTAGATTGATTCAGCTTGGATACAACCACATCAGCAGGATGGGAAACAACGGCACAGAAGACACCAGCAATATAACCAGCGGCAAAGGTGACAACCAGCTGCTCACCCTTGGTGCACTCAGCACGTGGCTTGGGCACTGCATATCTGTGGCAATAGAAAtgtgttaacaatttgttattcaCAGCTCTATTTGGGAACTTACTTGTAGAGCAGCTCGACGGTGCGCTCGAAGCACGCGAACTTCATCATGGTGTAGGGAATTTGACGCATCCACAATGGGACCAAGCCCTTGTAGAATGCATTGATGCCCTCCTCCTTCAACATCTTGGGGTACTGCCTCACGGAATGTGTTGGCAAAATCCTAGGAATAGTTCTGGATCTTAAGCCTTGGCCGCTTCGAATGGAGCCAATGCAATATCAGCAAAGAATTCAGCCGACGCTGAGGCAGCCAAGTACAAGTAGGTGCGATACAGATACGATTTCTCCTCGCCCAAAATTTCTGCGTACTTCACCTTGAAAATCTCATAGAAGCCAAACTTGCACAAGCCCTGTAATCAGTCACGTTTTATAGATTACGCCGataattatgcaattgaaCGGTAATGACACTCACCTGAGCCGAGTAGCCCACAAAGGTGGGGAACCAACCCTTGGCCAAACCACGAGCGCCCTCCTCTGCCACGGTGACCTTGAAGCCATGGAACAGATTCTTATACTTGGCCTGATCGACCTGCAGACGGCACTTGACCAAATCCAATGGCACGACAAATGTATGCGTGGTACCACAGCTCAGGATACCACCAACGCCGCACAATGCAAAGTACTTGCTGCTGCCGAATTCACAGGAATCGCctgcagcgctggcagctgcgGCAATTTCGCGTCCATGCACGGGGCCAGGAGATGTGCCCACTGCTGGTACAGCCGAAAGAGCCATactatttttgttgctctcttCGCACTGGACGCGTGCTAAGGGCGAGCGGAATGGCGAATTCCTTGCGGTCTCAAAGAACGAGGAGAACATGGTCATGTACTTTAAAGTTAGTTGAGCTTAAAAAGAACTGCAAGAGAGATAAGAGATAAGCGTTTATAATTAGCACACCATTAACACTTGTCTAATTTAATCAGCTGCCTGGCTGGTCGGCTATATTTTTCACCAATGCCCAATCACCAATTTTAGGTTACATAATGACGTGCACTACGGACTACGTCAGCTGCCCGGGCATTAATTCACATTCGCAAAGCAATACACCGTACACAACTTACACCAATATATCAAAAccgaaattttttttatctaatTTTTAACATGTGATTAGTATTTCTTATGCAACCGAAATatagtaataatttttttcacttACTTTGCGGCCGTGGTGCCGATTCCTCGATTCGGTTTCAAAGAATGAAACCCAAAAAAGAATTCACAATAGTGCTGCGCGGTGTGCGAATAACCGAACCAGCAAACGagcaaacaaacgaacgaacaaaACGTATTCACAAAAGTGAGCGAACTAAATCGTTCAATTTGGCATTGTTTATGTCATTTAATGACGtatgaaatacaaattatactAAGTTTTTATAGTGTAAACATTCATTATCTGTGGtacaatattcaatatatacatataacggATTATAAATTAACATACGAATgatgaacaaaaacaaacgagCAAAAAGAACTATTTGACTGATTAAAAAGGATCAAATGAACTTATTCAGTCAATTGAACGCTGCCAAATCGAAGTAAGCGAAGCCTTGTTCGCACTTAAAATGccattaattaaagttttccTATTGTGAAAATGAAAGTTCTCAATAGGTCAGCCGCATCACCGTGGAAtgttttttcaataatttaatacactCAGATCGCTCCTaacgcaaatatttgccaagcgAAGTATTATGTTCTTATTATCGATAAGAATGTATCGAATATAGCTGGTCATTTAAAAAactgacagctgctgctcaaacgaaaatttgtaaaaaaaacttgtgtTAAAAAGTGGaaattagtaaatatatttatgaaaaatgtaCACGGATGAGGTGCGCACTCCCCAGGCACTCAAGACAAGATACTTTTCCGAGTTAAAATGCAGAATAACTGCAAGTGGGCGGCGCATGAGCACAAGCAGTCTGACAAAAGTGGCGTCTACAACGCCTACCGATGGCGCCAAACCAAATGCAAGTCCCCAAATGTGTTCGTCGGCAACGGTATGCACACCGCCCCCCAAAAGACAACAAAAGGTGCGGAATCCATTTGAAAATGCTCTGGCGGAACGCTTGCACTTGCCGTTAATTGCCAGGTGAGTATCAaaatgtgtgtatttatagaCATCATTCAAATGCCGTTATGTGTGGCCAGTCCATCGCTTTTTCAGTGCCGCACACGCACACCTCAACTGTGTTCCACACAATTCGAATGGGATATAGAAGAAGTATCACAGCTCAAGCCTGCAGATGTGGAGCCACATGAAACACAATTTCACGATTCACCAGATCCAGAGCAAGAATCTAAGGCACAGCTGGCCATAAGCACCTTCTTCAAGGAATCTCACATAGTGCCAAGTCCGGTCGACTGCCCGCTGCGCAAGCAACGCATTATATTAAGCGAAATTGATGATAATACGCCAATATCTAACAAAACCAAGCCCCGTCGCCGCGACTGTGAAGTGCAAACAGAGTTGACATTACCGCCCGTACTGCCACCAGCGCTGGAGGAGGCATTGCGTCCAGACCTTACAGCCCTCATTTAGCAGCACGAAACTGCAAGTCTGGGAGCAGCGTAGATCTATTTAACAGCTCCATGCGTcgcaaattgtttgatttgcagAACATAGTGGTGTTGGGTGAGTTagatcaagcagcagcaaatacatatGGTGGGTTCGAGTCCACAGGGTAAGCAGACCTTGTTTGCAGGCAGGCTCTCGGATTCCCCCGGCGAAGAAGGCTCTAGCAGCTTTGGCTGCCTGTCACCCATACGCAATTTATGTGGTCTACCAATTGGCACACCTGACGATGGCAATGGGAAACGGAAACATCTGTTTCAAGATATGCAGGATATACCTTCGCCCATTGCGCCCTCAGAGCATTTAAGTCGACGCACACAGCAGCCCAGCACaagtagcaacaataacaacatgaCGCTATCCGAACTCACTGGCACTGCGCGAGTTGCCTGCAAGTTTACTCCCGATCGCAGCAGCTCGCCTATGGCCTTGGAGTACTCCACAGACTGCAGCATTAATCAACGAGTGAGTCGCCTGCACGTGAATAGCATCAAACAATCGTCAGGCCAGGTGAAGCAGCTGTCGGAGCCACAGCTATTTGAGCCAGAGACAGACTATGACACAGATGACGTAGATGAGGATGCAATGCAGCTGTCTACCCTcagctttaattgcagctcatCCAACTCCGACACGCCGCGTGGTCATCGTCGTGGACGCTCTGCTAATCGCAAGAATCTGTCGCAATCGTTTAGCGCAAATCTACTGGATGAGCCAGAGGAGCTACTTGAAGAGGTAATAGTGACTGATAAGCCAGCTCCAAGTGCTACTACAGACTCTATACAAACTGTCCAACGTATTGGTTTTTGTCGGACTGACAGCGGTTTCAATGAAACTAGCAGCACCACCTCGAATTTTGCGTGCTCCCAGGAGTGCGCTCCCTTAGATGTCTCCATGGTCTGCTGCTCTACGCCCTCCACGCGTTCCTGACATTTTTATACTATACTTGCAGTTAGTTTATTAATCTAAATTTTGTAATGCAATAACTTTTTCAAGGCTCATCGAACTGCAATGTACCCCAccgtttaattttaaaacgccttttaatacatttagctgtaagcttaaacttaaatagcATCTGATTTTTtagaaaattgtaattgtttaatgtCCACAAAGTT
The DNA window shown above is from Drosophila busckii strain San Diego stock center, stock number 13000-0081.31 chromosome 3L, ASM1175060v1, whole genome shotgun sequence and carries:
- the LOC108600569 gene encoding protein phosphatase 1 regulatory subunit 3C-B, which produces MISHSPPIFSHSPPVSFLADYMSGHQRQALNYNDEANRASRYCRPQAVTLASKAMVNNAANATQQLPAKTGGTPLGVGSRSGRSYLERMVSAPLLNTQPKSCLSRKSCLHKANQANTMDAAPTEQPSTTECCSSDDGVAANCCEQSRLRKKHVIFADDEGLSLTEVRVMSEPSNVPPYWSMKFLEQITQGLVSPHPPDQWTVDFKQPASDYLTFRQKIERDYVSLENVIVKDEESIVVGTIKVRNIDFQKEIIVRVTWDDWKSQQDIFCTFARAYGPATCAHVVFDTFSFKITLPPSSKRLEFCICYRTNEKEYWDNNDGKNYTISKRSPFYYNALSPYDKGQNRNSSQMRSTLTDAIAKAQQANGPNSPEANTPYW
- the LOC108598417 gene encoding LOW QUALITY PROTEIN: phosphate carrier protein, mitochondrial (The sequence of the model RefSeq protein was modified relative to this genomic sequence to represent the inferred CDS: deleted 2 bases in 2 codons; substituted 1 base at 1 genomic stop codon), with product MTMFSSFFETARNSPFRSPLARVQCEESNKNSMALSAVPAVGTSPGPVHGREIAAAASAAGDSCEFGSSKYFALCGVGGILSCGTTHTFVVPLDLVKCRLQVDQAKYKNLFHGFKVTVAEEGARGLAKGWFPTFVGYSAQGLCKFGFYEIFKVKYAEILGEEKSYLYRTYLYLAASASAEFFADIALAPFEAAKLKIQNYSXDFANTFREAVPKMLKEEGINAFYKGLVPLWMRQIPYTMMKFACFERTVELLYKYAVPKPRAECTKGEQLVVTFAAGYIAGVFCAVVSHPADVVVSKLNQSKGASAVQVAKSLGFMGMWNGLTPRIIMIGTLTALQWFIYDGVKVALGIPRPPPPEMPASLKAKLEKKQ
- the LOC108598672 gene encoding LOW QUALITY PROTEIN: protein aurora borealis (The sequence of the model RefSeq protein was modified relative to this genomic sequence to represent the inferred CDS: inserted 2 bases in 1 codon; deleted 2 bases in 1 codon), producing MYTDEVRTPQALKTRYFSELKCRITASGRRMSTSSLTKVASTTPTDGAKPNASPQMCSSATVCTPPPKRQQKVRNPFENALAERLHLPLIASPSLFQCRTRTPQLCSTQFEWDIEEVSQLKPADVEPHETQFHDSPDPEQESKAQLAISTFFKESHIVPSPVDCPLRKQRIILSEIDDNTPISNKTKPRRRDCEVQTELTLPPVLPPALEEALRPPYSPHLAARNCKSGSSVDLFNSSMRRKLFDLQNIVVLGELDQAAANXHMVGSSPQGKQTLFAGRLSDSPGEEGSSSFGCLSPIRNLCGLPIGTPDDGNGKRKHLFQDMQDIPSPIAPSEHLSRRTQQPSTSSNNNNMTLSELTGTARVACKFTPDRSSSPMALEYSTDCSINQRVSRLHVNSIKQSSGQVKQLSEPQLFEPETDYDTDDVDEDAMQLSTLSFNCSSSNSDTPRGHRRGRSANRKNLSQSFSANLLDEPEELLEEVIVTDKPAPSATTDSIQTVQRIGFCRTDSGFNETSSTTSNFACSQECAPLDVSMVCCSTPSTRS